A window of the Coprobacter fastidiosus genome harbors these coding sequences:
- a CDS encoding aminoacyl-histidine dipeptidase codes for MDVKDLKPELIWHYFDEITKVPRPSKKEGKIRAFLLDFAREHHLDAKEDVTGNIVISKAATQGFESSPGVILQSHMDMVCEKNSDVIHDFENDPIETYIDGEWVRARGTTLGADNGIGMAASLAVLASDNLQHGPLEALFTVDEETGLTGAFGMKEGFISGDYLLNLDSEDEAEIFIGCAGGIDTTSTFTYKPTMTPADYFYFRVSISNLQGGHSGSDINKGLGNANKILARFLCRCSKKYDMVLCHIEGGNLRNAIPREASAIIGVPKNEKEKIRVDLNLFHSIIEEELSAVEPNMKITMESEEHQDRCIDRQTTFALINALNACPHGVISMSRDIPGLVETSTNLASVKMVGEDQIVVATSQRSSVESLKQEIACRVESVFTLAGAVATHGEGYPGWKPNLKSEILNIAVAAYEELYHVTPEVKAIHAGLECGLFLTKYPHLDMISFGPTLRGVHSPDEKMHIPAVEKFWNHLVMILKKVSEK; via the coding sequence ATGGATGTAAAGGATTTAAAGCCGGAGTTGATCTGGCACTATTTTGATGAGATAACAAAAGTGCCCAGACCTTCGAAGAAAGAAGGAAAGATACGTGCTTTTTTGTTGGATTTTGCACGGGAGCATCACTTGGATGCAAAAGAAGACGTAACGGGAAATATTGTTATATCTAAAGCTGCGACTCAAGGATTTGAATCGTCTCCTGGAGTAATTTTACAGTCGCATATGGATATGGTATGCGAGAAAAATTCAGATGTTATTCACGATTTTGAAAATGATCCGATAGAAACATATATCGACGGAGAGTGGGTACGTGCCAGAGGTACGACTTTAGGGGCAGATAACGGAATAGGAATGGCAGCATCGTTGGCCGTATTAGCTTCGGATAATTTGCAGCATGGTCCTTTGGAAGCACTGTTTACCGTAGATGAGGAAACCGGATTAACAGGGGCTTTTGGAATGAAAGAAGGTTTTATTTCGGGAGACTATTTGCTTAATCTCGATTCTGAAGATGAAGCGGAAATTTTCATAGGCTGTGCCGGAGGGATAGATACTACTTCGACATTTACCTATAAACCCACGATGACTCCTGCCGATTATTTCTATTTTCGGGTAAGTATTTCTAACTTGCAAGGCGGTCATTCGGGTAGTGATATCAATAAAGGATTGGGTAATGCCAATAAAATTTTAGCCCGTTTCTTATGCAGATGTTCTAAGAAATATGATATGGTTCTATGTCATATCGAAGGTGGGAATTTGCGGAATGCAATTCCTCGTGAAGCATCGGCTATTATTGGTGTTCCTAAAAATGAAAAAGAAAAAATTCGGGTAGATTTGAATCTTTTCCACTCGATTATCGAAGAAGAATTGTCTGCTGTAGAACCGAATATGAAAATTACGATGGAGTCGGAAGAGCATCAGGATCGTTGTATCGACCGTCAAACGACTTTTGCTTTGATAAATGCTTTGAATGCTTGTCCTCATGGTGTAATATCTATGAGTCGTGATATTCCCGGACTTGTCGAGACTTCGACCAATTTAGCTTCTGTGAAAATGGTAGGAGAGGATCAGATCGTTGTTGCTACCAGCCAGCGCAGTTCGGTAGAATCTTTGAAGCAAGAAATCGCTTGCCGTGTAGAAAGCGTGTTTACATTGGCAGGAGCAGTGGCTACTCATGGGGAAGGTTATCCCGGCTGGAAACCAAATCTTAAATCTGAGATATTGAATATTGCGGTGGCTGCTTATGAAGAATTATATCATGTAACTCCAGAGGTAAAGGCGATTCATGCAGGCTTGGAGTGTGGTCTTTTCTTAACGAAATATCCGCATTTAGAC